The Anomaloglossus baeobatrachus isolate aAnoBae1 chromosome 4, aAnoBae1.hap1, whole genome shotgun sequence genome contains the following window.
ACCCCTTTTTTCCCTTATTTCTTTCAGacgcatttgcacccatcagagccaagTGTATTgactcttctactgtccactttttacaCCTTCTTGCAAACTCGAGCTGATGTTTCCTAtgatgaagtcgaggcttcttcaccttttttttcgggccaccattccacacTTGTGTAACCTGTGTTGCGCAGTGCTTGTAAGAATGTCTGTGAACACACTATTTCAAAGCATGCAAGCCATCTCTACTGCCGTGTTTCTTGTGCcacaactgatagaccttgtgatgagttaACTTGTTgattctgatattttgcctggacgtccacctcttggcttttaaatggatggacggacttcagttCATATTCTTCTAATTATCACGGCACTCACATGATGCCGTTTGGAAATTTTCTTGGCCACGAGACCACAattaatgagctggatgatgttttTGCTTTCTTGGGATATCTttgtcatggctgctcctcgatttgaaccagttacctttgcttgggaatcaacctaatatcccactgagctattagggaatgtgaaaaccgtttataatttgtagtatacataaaaaaaaagatttttcaaaaccaaaagcaaaacagtaacaaagcagtggcatgacaagaatctgagtaactaatcatatgcaagtcaaatttatgtatgagatagccaaaattattgcctataaaatgaaggtagtctcatgctcagtgatgtagtggatagtgagatatggagcctgaaggcaaaagtttaaaacattgttacccttctgCTTCTCACTGTATGTATATTGCCACCCCTGCTATTGTAAGGCTCATTTAAAAATTAATTTAATTCCTGGAAATATTTTTCAGGTTGCATTATATCAAATAGTGGTTATCCAGAATGCATTGCATGAGATCTTGTGCTGTTCACtttgtttttatttaataaatcactgtatgatctttctctttttcttctgcCTCCTCCTGTCCAGCTAGGATCTCTGCTCTCTCCCATTCTTTCCTATGAGATTCCTTTTCTCATATTCACGAAGTACAGGTATTGAGTTTTACACCTACTTCCACAGCATTTAGAAATTAGAAAATTCCTTTGTACAATATATATTATTACTGTTTGGTACTGTAAAAGCTGATGTGGCCCCAATATTTTCAGTGATCTTTCCATACTAATTGTTCAATCATTCATTTGGATCTAATGAGGGGCCTACTAAACTGTGATGTCATTTAtacttactagtgatgagtgagcactaccatgctcgggtgcttggaacGTGATAGAAGGCAGTCGGATACTCAGATGGGCTcgactcaagtacccgagtataatggaagtcaatggggaactcaagcatttttactgAAAATCTTCCGGAAAGATGCTCGAAtatccaattgacttccattatactcgagtcaAGCCTGTCCAAGTGTCTGAACTGCTCGTTCCGagcgttcactcatcactagtagttacataATATAGGAAGTATAGTATAAACAGATACCAAGGAATTAGCATGCCATGCTTAAAACATGGCTACCTTCTTCCTCACTTTTTTAACTGTTTTCTAATTCTGCTCCTTTCTATCAATTGGCTGAGCTGTAATACCACATCCAAAATATAGTAGCATATCTGTCCAATTTTGTAACAGATCccgtacaacccctttaattttaatACCAATAACAAAAAACTAAATTTTCAAAGGATCATTTGCGTTCTTCTAGTCATGACCATGAACCATTTCTCAACCAAAGAGTAAATGATTTTCAATAGTCAGGTGATCGGTTTGCGTTTCAGTGTGCTCATAATAACTCATATTCTGAACATTTTGTTGAGTAACTGAATTCAAGTCAGACATAACATTATAAAATCCCCAAAATGAAGAACAGGTGGATTATATGTGTTGGCAGAAATGAAAAGGAGGATTTACTGGTCATAATCTTTATTTAATGCCTTTTGTGATATCATGGATAACTAAGATGTATTTCTGTGTGCTTTCTCAGACAGGTCAGTATAGCAGATGGCTCAGCTCTGGCGAACCGCCATGGCTGCCTATTTCGCGAAGTCTCTGCCTCTCTAGATTTCCGGTTGGTGCAGCAAGTCTTTTTTGAtgccatacaggaggtgaggagagaAGCAGATAGATGTGCATCTTTGAGACCTCCACTCTACATCACCGAGGAGAGGGCACTACTTGGCTTGCCTCCTATATCTTCTACGTCACCCTCCGGCCGCCATGGAATGCCTACTCTTAGCACTTTATCCCCTCTGGGCTACAAGGAGATTCCCTCTGTGGCACAAGCCAAACTTGTCACCGTGAAGTCGTCTAGAGCAGTGAGCAAACGCAAGGCACCAACGCTCACCCTCCTTAAGGGTTTCAAGATCTTTTAATTTCAAGACGCCCTAATATGAGAAGTGATCAGAATACATGCCTGTTCTCTATTTATGGTACGGACTGTAGACTACTTTGAATTGTGATGAGATTCACCTCTTATTCCAATCAAACAGCATTTTAAGTTAAAAATTATGACAATGCAGTCAACGCAAATGCATGGTATAGAGCCTAAAATAGTAGTTATTCACCtaaatttattttctaaaaatctaATAACACAGTGAGTGATGGAAAAGGGCATATCTTTACTACTGTCAGGTATCTTTACCTTTTGCCAGCTTTTGGCACACTGCCAATCCACGCAAAATTTTTCCAATAGGGCTTCGTCTCATGAGAAAGCATCCTAGCGTCATGCACAGAAAGCTATGTGCAAGCTATGCTTCCTGGAACATTCTTGGAAGTTGCACTTCAATTTTTTTCAATAGTTCAGGGGTCTGCAGTTTTTCTAAGAACCCAAAAATTATGGTCAAGGCTTGAGTTCAATAGTTATAATTAAAGTCAGGCTAGTTGTCAGATGCTATACTACTACCTTAAGAATAAAGTGGCTGTCTGGCATTTGGTCCCTAGTAATCAGTAAATCTCAAGTCTTCAgttaaggctggagtcacttgtGCGTGACTTGCGCTGGGATTTCATTGCACCACCTGGACTGACCGgcgactctcctgacaggagcatgtgaGCCACATAGAAATACATAAAGCTGACATGTccctgtcaggagagccgccagCTGGTCCACGCACTGCAATGCGATCCTCGcacgagtcacacacaagtgtgactctaGTCTTAAAGAGTGCATTTTTATCAGTTTTCCCTATTCTCCAGAAGCCTTGGCAGTTTCTATTTTCTGCACTTCTTTATTCCTTTTTTCTAAAGGCATCTATTGCAAAGTTTATTATCTTCACTAGCACTATTGATTTATGGTAAAAAAAAGTGTAggaactatttaaagggaacctgtcaggtgcaatatgcacccagaaccacgagcagttctgtgtacatattgctaatccctgcctaaccgtccctgtatgtagtagcatagataaagagatcttcagaaaaagtttttctaaagatcttttatcacatgctaatgagtgcagggacaagtcgcaagggcgttagttcctgcgctcattccaccctcttagcatgtaagcacacccacaggggcatgctaacatgctattcaatgccgcatcaccagcggtgacatgtGTACCTCTGtccgctgatcagaagtcccgacacttacggtcatgcacactagacctctctgaagccgggatgtgtacacccggcttgatactgcgcatgaccggaagtgcagggcATTCAGATAAGTGgtcacagtggacacaggtacgcacctcactgctggtgatgctgcatttactagtatgttagcacgcccctgtgggcccattctaagagggtggaatgagtgcaggaactcacacccttgcgactagtccctgcactcattagcatatgataaaagatctttagaaatacttttttttttaaagatctctttgtctgtgctactagatacagggatggttaggctgggattagcaatatgcacccaggactgctcgtggtattatgtgcatattgcacttgacaggttccctttaaggccaaatTGACACTGGGCTGAGGACAGAGGAGAAGGAATGAAATTTGTAGTACTGAAGCattctttaaggctactttcacacatccagtttgagcagtgcggctcaatccggctgtgaaacctatgcaacggatgcagcgaaaacaccgcatcctttgcataagtttttacatgcggcccgtccgtttttttccgattgcggcatgctactgagcatgcgcagtggaagaaaccgcatgcggcggccggatgcgttttttttccgcatcgcgccgcatccggcgtccataggcatgcattgaaaaatgcgccgctgcggccggatgcggcgcaatgcgttttttttgccagagcaaaaaacgtgccagggaacgttccatccggccgcggcatcggctaaatctgccgcatgcggcaaaaaccggaccgaacgcaagcccatgcggcacaatacggcactaatgtaagtctatgcaaaaaaaaacctgcaaccggtggcaaaaaaaacggttgcggtttttctgcagagtgccgtattgtgccgcagagcaaaaaccggatgtgtgaaagtagcctagctTTGTCTTGGTTCACATTTGAATGATTCACTTTCCATCAGAAATTGCAACAATATGATGACAAAAATAGCAAAATGTAAAACGCTATGATTGCTGGGATCCATCAAGGGTTGTTGGAACCTATTTGCATCCATTTTATCTGTGCTTGATTTATTATGAATGGAAGCCTCAATGCTCGTGAGATCAGTGTATCTCTTACTGCTACATTATTTGGATGTTAGAAAAATGACATTTAGTTGGAGGATCTGTATATGATGCATCCATTGTACACTGCAGCTTTATATTCCACTGACAGATTGTTTAATTCATCAGGAAAAAAATGAGATGTTTACTTGAACGTAGAAGCTGAAGGTCATCTTTTTCCTGAAACATGAATGATGTGTGCCGATATATGTAATATGTTCCCACATTCGGGAGTAACAAAGTGTAAAAAAAATAGGAATTATATGTCAAAGAGTTTGTGCGTCTTCTGAATACTCCAGTCCTGATGATGATGTGTTATCCAGATGTTCAGACTATGTTGGCTGCCAACCATTCATCCCACGCCATGTTATCAGAGTTATGTTTGGTTCTGGATTGTGATGAGCACTTGGAATGTACTTGCTGCCTCCTGCTGACAACTGAAGTCTGCTCATTGCCAGCTTCTGTTATACACAGCATCGTTCCAGAATCCatcataagaagacatcaactctagGGTGTCTTCCAACTGTAAATGCTTTTTTTTAATCGGTATCCAAGGAAAGACCATTTGCATGTACTAAATCTCATAAGGACTGTATGTCCTCCAAAGTCAATAAGCTGCCTGCGGCAATCATAGCCTCCTTTGATAACCATTGCTTGAGTCGTAAAAGATGAAGGGCACAGACCCTAACCATGACATTTTAAGAGATGCTGTTGGTCTGAAAAAAACTTTCATACTTTCCAAGAATGTCTAGGAGGCTACCAGGCAAAAGGGAGGCTTCCCTAACTCCAAGAAGAGTTAACAAATCTAGGGGACATAAAAAGCTCCCAAACCTTCTGGGCCTTAGCAATAGTTTTGCTTGTCTGTGTTGCTCCGTCAATAGACAAAGCCCCAGTGTTTGTCCAACATTAGGGCGAGTAATAGGTCATGGAATGGGTGAGGCCTGTAAAAGAAAAGTGTGTTAAATAAAACGTTTTGCAATTTGCATAGAGAATGCTCTTGGTGGACCAGCACAAAAAGTTGACAATTATGCGTACATATCCCTAATAACACtggtgcattgtaaaatacagcctTAGGctaatcatgcacgtttttcacggacgtgtcaaaggtgcgtattgtcctccgtgtgccgtttttatggcacagcgtgtgttttccgtgtgttatccgtgataacacacagagaaggggaactttctgctcacctgtccctggcgttgctgtccgtggtgctgatctttggtctccggtactgccgactccccgctgctgctgcttctgcccgcaatggagtgaatattcaatgagcataatgagcgggggtcggaagcaagtgacagcagcggcagagacagcagggctggagaaggtgagaatagatttttttttttacaaacacgtgtgttttcaccggtgcatgtcacacggatcacatccgtgcggtccgtgtgcgggccgtgtgacacccatgatgccgaagaaaaatggacatgtctacatgtggagcacacagacacacgtatgctccacatgtacacacggtccatagcaaaacacgcacgtgtgcgcagacccattgattttaatgggtctatgtgtgcccgtgtctcgtaccggagacacggacatttgaaaggggccttaggctgcgGGCCCACAATCAGTTTTCACAGAGTTTTCAcagagttttggacgcagcatgcttcagctgcgcccAAAagtctgcgttgtacagtacaagcacagtggatgggatttctagaaatttccTGCTCACTCTGCTTGGTTTTCCGCAGCATAAACTGTCATGCGGTGCgactttccgagccgcagcatgtcaattgtttgctgcggagtctctgccgggagaacagaagagagggaCTGCAACTGCCTGAGAccagatcgtgggcatgggcagctgcggtctcctgtgttctcctgcggaggaaacCTTCGGCCCTGCAGATCAGAACCCGccgtcgtgggcacgtacccttaggctggggtcacatgtcctgtagtcatctgttATCACAGATCCATTAGACATCCGTCGGCAAAAAAAGTTGTACAAACATaactttttttgtctgttattaaaTAACGGATGTTGCTTTTAACGGATCAGTTGTCCATTGACTCCACATGTTAACAGATTGCCACTTAGCCATCcgctgtacttgcatttgtaacggatgcGTTGTTTTCTTACCGGATCTGTTACAaatagaagataaatagcaatccgataccgaatccgttctccatagacaccAATGTTAAAATAACAGACCCAACAGAAATCAGTTTCACAATGAATCTATGCAGGATTCATTCCAATGGATGACTACAGGAAATGTGAACTTAGGATGGGGTCACATGAGCGTATAAAAATATCAGTCTCCCCCAGAGGTAGAGCTGCTGAGTGCTCCTTCTGCTCTGTGCTCTCTCCTTCAGCCGCCGCCATGTTAGGAGCTGTCGGACGCTGCACCGCTGGGGCCCTGAAGGCCTTTAAGCCCGCCGCCAGCTCTCTCCAGCTCGGGCAAACCCTGCTGAGACGTTGCCCTGCAGCGCTGCACGCCCGGAGAGACTATGCAGCCGAGGCTACAGCTGCCAAGCCCGGCACAGCAACCGGCCGCATTGTCGCTGTTATCGGAGCCGTGGTGGACGTCCAGTTTGATGAAGGCTTGCCGCCAATCTTGAATGCTCTGGAGGTccagggcagggacaccaggctggTTCTGGAAGTGGCACAGCACTTGGGGGAGAACACTGTCCGTACCATCGCTATGGATGGTACCGAAGGTTTGGTCAGAGGGCAAAAGGTTCTTGATGCTGGCACACCAATCAGAATTCCTGTTGGTCCTGAGACCCTTGGGAGGATCATGAATGTCATCGGTGAACCCATTGATGAGAGAGGCCCTATTACAACCAAACAGTTCGCTGCCATCCATGCTGAAGCCCCAGAATTTGTTGAAATGAGTGTGGAGCAGGAAATTCTGGTTACTGGAATCAAGGTGGTAGATCTCCTTGCCCCCTATGCTAAAGGAGGAAAAATCGGTTTGTTTGGTGGTGCTGGTGTGGGAAAAATTGTGCTCATCATGGAGCTGATCAACAATGTGGCTAAAGCCCATGgtggttactcagtgtttgcaggAGTGGGAGAACGCACCCGTGAAGGAAATGACTTGTACCATGAAATGATTGAGTCTGGTGTCATTAACCTGAAGGACACAACATCAAAGGTAGCCCTGGTATACGGACAGATGAATGAATCACCAGGTGCCAGAGCTCGTGTTGCTTTGACCGGTCTGACTGTTGCTGAATACTTTAGAGATCAAGAAGGACAAGATGTGCTGCTTTTCATTGATAATATCTTCAGGTTTACTCAGGCTGGTTCAGAGGTATCTGCCTTACTCGGTCGTATTCCCTCTGCTGTGGGTTACCAACCGACCCTGGCCACCGACATGGGTACCATGCAGGAGAGAATTACAACCACAAAGAAGGGATCTATTACCTCTGTACAGGCTATCTATGTACCTGCTGATGACTTGACAGATCCTGCCCCTGCTACCACATTTTCTCACTTGGACGCTACTACAGTATTGTCGCGTGCCATTGCCGAGCTTGGAATCTACCCGGCTGTGGATCCCTTGGATTCAACCTCACGTATCATGGACCCCAATATTGTGGGTCAGGAGCACTATGATGTAGCTCGTGGTGTTCAGAAGATCTTGCAGGACTACAAGTCCCTGCAGGATATCATTGCCATCTTGGGTATGGATGAGTTGTCAGAAGAAGACAAACTTACTGTAGCCAGAGCCCGAAAGATCCAACGTTTCCTGTCTCAGCCATTCCAGGTTGCTGAAGTCTTTACCGGACATATGGGCAAACTGGTTCCATTAAAAGAGACCATCAAGGGTTTCAAGCAGATCCTCCAAGGAGAATATGATAACTTGCCTGAACAGGCTTTCTACATGGTAGGACCTATTGAAGAAGCAGTAGCAAAGGCTGAGAAACTTGCAGAAGAGCACTCTTAAAGACTTGATAAAATGTTTCCTTGAAAGCACTCATCCACAACACCTTCATCCTCAGTAATGCTTTTTGCCTGTCTGTAATGGATCGTGTCGGCAAAGCGTATTTAAAATTTACAATAAAACAACTgtgtaaagacaaaaaaaaaaaaatatcagtctcattctcatccagaaaagcgggatgaatttttctcacttgtcatccctgTGCTTTACTTATACAATCCATTTTCTTACCAAGCAGCtattaattagggatgatcgaatacctcaaatattcggcttcgcgaatatccgacgaatagctccccgctatgcgaatattcgatgcgcaatgtaagtctatgggaaatccgaatagttccgaatagttgttattcgggtttccgacagacttacattgcgcatcgaatattcgcgaatggccgaatagcggcgacttattcgtcaaatattcgcgacgccgaatatttgaggtatttgatcatccctactattaatcttttacaggacaatttacagtttcccatcttagtgaattgtaatgtacagtatgtgtgaaAATCGGATGCTATACTGATGGTCCGTATCGACATCTGATTTTTTGTCTTGCACTGTACAGATTTTGGAATCAAATCGCagcattctgcaattttttttctaatgctaaatacagctgagaaaaacaACACAGAtccgcactgcctcattgaataacattggtcctagtgTAATCTCTTCTtcttatcagattgcacttgtccgatttataTGCTCGCATTTACTCAAGCTCAATATTCTCTTACAAGTCTACTGATTCTTTGGGAAATTTGTTCtactcttttatttttttatttcattagaGACACATTAGTA
Protein-coding sequences here:
- the LOC142304041 gene encoding ATP synthase F(1) complex catalytic subunit beta, mitochondrial-like; this encodes MLGAVGRCTAGALKAFKPAASSLQLGQTLLRRCPAALHARRDYAAEATAAKPGTATGRIVAVIGAVVDVQFDEGLPPILNALEVQGRDTRLVLEVAQHLGENTVRTIAMDGTEGLVRGQKVLDAGTPIRIPVGPETLGRIMNVIGEPIDERGPITTKQFAAIHAEAPEFVEMSVEQEILVTGIKVVDLLAPYAKGGKIGLFGGAGVGKIVLIMELINNVAKAHGGYSVFAGVGERTREGNDLYHEMIESGVINLKDTTSKVALVYGQMNESPGARARVALTGLTVAEYFRDQEGQDVLLFIDNIFRFTQAGSEVSALLGRIPSAVGYQPTLATDMGTMQERITTTKKGSITSVQAIYVPADDLTDPAPATTFSHLDATTVLSRAIAELGIYPAVDPLDSTSRIMDPNIVGQEHYDVARGVQKILQDYKSLQDIIAILGMDELSEEDKLTVARARKIQRFLSQPFQVAEVFTGHMGKLVPLKETIKGFKQILQGEYDNLPEQAFYMVGPIEEAVAKAEKLAEEHS